In the genome of Vanessa cardui chromosome 11, ilVanCard2.1, whole genome shotgun sequence, the window TTTGTCGCAGGCCTCTCTTTGCTGCACTGGCTCCAAATACAAAGGTACCTAAAAcaatacttacataaaatatttttcacatatAAACGGGAACTAAAACATGTaccgtttatttattataaatacgtacCGTTACGTCTTCCATAGTGTTATTTTCGTTGTCGAAGAAAGTGAATAATTACTAACTACGTTAAAGGCAAGAAAATACAAACATTCTATAAATGTAtctctcaacaacaacaacttcaATTAAGCTCGTaacttcaattttaatttataatacatttaagatGTAACATAGGctacgtaaaattatattttatgatcgAGAATCcatatcaaatcaaaagaaAGATCGAGAGGCTTCTGAAATGCAATTGTAAAAAATTGACAATTAGCGTTTGTCGTTGTCAATGACATTTGACGAAGATACAGAGACAAAATAGAACGCGTGTTGCAAGCTCGCTCAcagattaatttattgattgaaagattaaaaaaataatagtattagtaGGAAAACTAAACTGCTTATCGAAAACACATTCTGTATGTACGTTACATTCTATTTTGTACTTATTGCGAGTGATTATATTGTCTTTGGTTAGAGCTAAGCTACTTGATTTGACGCAGCTAGTATAAGTGTATTATCTATGATTTGACAGTAATGTCAATAACTGTCATTACTCATTTCTTGCATCTccgaaacatttattttattgctaaataatggtcttaaaataaaaattaaacctaATAGTAAATAGCAAAAACACATTTTGCTTCTATTCTTAACATGACCGTAATTCAAACAATGAAAAAGTTAAATGGAAAAATTCCTGGTGTTTTACCGCCACCACCTAAGAGTGAAATTGATGGAAAAATCgaaaatctatcaaaaaaatcTATATCAGAATTGCTAGACCTACGAGATAGAcagttaaaactattaaataataaagctttTATAGGCAAACTTGCGGATAAGGGTGCAAAAATACGAGTTCTCTATGAAAAAATCGAAATTGAGTTGAAATCTAAGGAAGATGAAGAACAAACCTGccgtttatttaataacatgaaAATTGATAGTATCGATAAGGAATCCGTAGCTGATGTTGAATGGGAAGGTAAAATACAGAGAAATCAAAACACCTACCTCGACTCTGATGATGACAGTGAACCAGAAgatgttttacaaattttaagtcAAAGTACATCTCAAGAAAAGAAAGTTAAGGTTCTACAGCCAGATAAACCTTTGATAACAGCTGAAGATCTCATTAGCATCGGAGAAATTCCAATTGTcaaaaaaattgtagaaaaaaCAGAGCTCAATATTAAACCAAAATTGACTGGGCAGTTTAAACCATATAAAACAACTATATCAGATGTTCATAATCCAGAAAAAGAAATGTGTAGAAAGAGAAATAAATTCTGGGAAGTTACAGCGGCAACACCACCACCCAGTATTCATGGTCCagccaaaattttaaatttagaagaatCATTAAAACTTCAACAAGaacataataaacatttaaaagaaattgaaGCACAACATGCAGCTGAGAAGCTTTTGGCTCGGGCGAATATCAAAATGGCAGAACTTCCAAAAGACATTTCCCAATTTGGAAATTATAGAGCCGACAGCGATGATACAAAATCTGATGAATCTGATTTGGAAGGTAGTGATAAGGAAGTTCTAGATGAGGAACCAGAAAGGGGAGGGGTTGTCTTTACAATTATGAAGTGAATGTAATTTTAAGAAATgtgataatttgtaaatattgagataaaataaaaaatataatagatttttcacaAGTTTAAAGATACTCTTTCTTCTACTCAtctatatagtattatatacagTAGAAACTACAATAAAGACCCAACAAGATACCATTTCAAGTTAtagaacattttttaaacaaaagctTTTAATTAGAAAGGTTTAGATTCTATCCCACCTAACTTTGAACTTAAGAAGtgataaataagaattattaatcattttttagaATTGGTAGTACATATCACACTTATAATAAAAGGtcctaataatatttctaatgtCACTTATTTATCAAGCTTTAGCTACAGCTATACAAAGCTTAATCATTTATAATCAAGAAATTAGGGGGTTATAAGATTCCAACATTTTCGAGATAccttaaagaataataaataatatataataaaaataataatccaatCTCATATTTTAATGCTAAAACTtgaataacaatatttgttttttttttttacattaatttaaattagtttaatatttattttaagtcagtattaaaattaattcgcaTTTCAAATTGGCGCTATACTGCGCATGCCTTGAAACGACGTGAATAAAACGCAAGCGTTGGAACGTCGATTGTTTACCGAGAGCTCCCACCATATCTAGAATGTCTAGTCATCACATTTTAATCGCAGTGTTGAGTGTGTCAATGAAACATTAGCGGTGCCGCGCGCGTATAAGCTGCACGTTTGTTCGTTCACCAACAATTTTAGTGTTTTGTGACGATTTATAAGTGGAATGGCCCCTGTTTCGAACGCCGTTGTCGGCATTGATGATGATCAACGTTTTGCTTTGATAAAGGTATGTTTTATTCatgtgtatttgtatattttataataacagtaaAACATTGCTCTTGTGATGtttctataatttatgttacggtaaaatgtgtattaatatttctgacGACTAAGCATTTAAcataaatgtaacaaataagTTAGGTTTCGCAAATTTTCTCACGTTTATATATCGGTcgtagtttttaaaaaaatttaaattttatctgaagtcgaaattgttattatttttttaaccgacttcaaaaaaaggagtgttctcaattcgacagtatattttttttttaattcgtttccTCGTATAATATTCAATGTAATAAAGCTTAATCTATTTTAACTgaactttttaaaatactacCTGAACCCGTGACCccgtagaaaataaaaaaaatgtcaaaattacgAACGTAATAATAACTACCTGTAcactattattttcaaataaattatagatgaaaaatatttaatgattaggAAGTAGAGataatctataaattaaaaatcttatctGCTAACATACTGCAAATGTATTTTGCCAATGTTATTTAAacgtactttattttattatatcaaatcgAGAAATTTAATTGGATAAGTTACcttgaatttatttactttatgtgTTTATAGAAATAAGCACTTAATGCAGTACACCATTGC includes:
- the LOC124533339 gene encoding uncharacterized protein LOC124533339, coding for MTVIQTMKKLNGKIPGVLPPPPKSEIDGKIENLSKKSISELLDLRDRQLKLLNNKAFIGKLADKGAKIRVLYEKIEIELKSKEDEEQTCRLFNNMKIDSIDKESVADVEWEGKIQRNQNTYLDSDDDSEPEDVLQILSQSTSQEKKVKVLQPDKPLITAEDLISIGEIPIVKKIVEKTELNIKPKLTGQFKPYKTTISDVHNPEKEMCRKRNKFWEVTAATPPPSIHGPAKILNLEESLKLQQEHNKHLKEIEAQHAAEKLLARANIKMAELPKDISQFGNYRADSDDTKSDESDLEGSDKEVLDEEPERGGVVFTIMK